A genomic region of Octopus sinensis linkage group LG2, ASM634580v1, whole genome shotgun sequence contains the following coding sequences:
- the LOC115224748 gene encoding mucin-2-like yields the protein MLVPDTSQPHDPATYVARLRSYFSNLPPMVPRKHSPPSHLPPDMDTWSHVFVQDDSVKGSLVSPYKGPFRVLSRTPKVFTIEMNGHTETVSVDRLKKAYFEASSSLDYTVATPTYAPLTTPSPSQTPLPSPAPTTTPSPSTGAPSTPYITRSGRTVHWPKKLSKTIYI from the coding sequence atgttggtgccagacacttcccaGCCCCATGATCCAGCGACCTATGTCGCCAGACTGCGTTCCTATTTTTCAAATCTTCCGCCCATGGTTCCGAGGAAACATTCTCCACCATCCCATCTCCCACCGGATATGGATACttggtcgcatgtttttgttcaGGACGACTCTGTCAAGGGATCTCTTGTTTCTCCTTATAAAGGACCTTTccgtgtgctttctcgcacacctAAGGTTTTCACCATTGAAATGAATGGTCATAcggagaccgtttccgtggaccgACTGAAAAAAGCATATTTTGAGGCGTCTTCATCTCTTGATTATACCGTTGCCACACCtacctatgcacctttaacaacaccTTCACCTTCACAGACACCTTTGCCTTCACCGGCTCCCACAACAACACCTtcgccgtcaacgggtgccccgagcacaccgtatATTACAAGATCGGGCAGAACAGTACATTGGCCCAAGAAACTCTCAAAGACAATTTATATTtga